A genomic segment from Pseudoduganella chitinolytica encodes:
- a CDS encoding response regulator, with translation MEETTQPISVLLIDDHTLFRSGIRSLLQRHPEFDVVGEAADGVEGIKRAKQLKPQVVLLDLNMPGMSGLETLQLLLQDCPDSAIVMLTVSEDAQDLAAALKAGASGYLLKNIDTDYLTRAVRRAAAGETVVAEAMTTKLVAQLQAGTRPAEPASDLDRLTPREKEILDCLARGESNKVIARSLDLSESTVKIHVQNVLKKLNLSSRVQAAVFAVEHRHSQHG, from the coding sequence ATGGAAGAAACCACCCAGCCCATCAGCGTGCTGCTGATCGATGACCACACGCTGTTTCGCAGCGGCATCCGTTCGCTGCTGCAGCGCCACCCCGAGTTCGACGTGGTGGGCGAAGCGGCCGACGGCGTCGAGGGCATCAAGCGCGCCAAGCAGCTCAAGCCCCAGGTAGTGCTGCTGGACCTGAACATGCCTGGCATGTCGGGCCTGGAGACGCTGCAACTGCTGCTGCAGGACTGTCCGGACAGCGCCATCGTCATGCTGACGGTGTCGGAGGACGCGCAGGACCTGGCGGCGGCACTGAAGGCGGGCGCCAGCGGCTACCTGCTGAAGAACATCGACACGGACTACCTGACGCGCGCCGTGCGCCGCGCCGCGGCCGGCGAGACCGTGGTGGCCGAAGCGATGACGACCAAGCTGGTGGCGCAGCTGCAGGCCGGCACGCGGCCGGCCGAACCGGCCTCCGACCTGGACCGCCTGACGCCGCGCGAGAAGGAAATCCTGGACTGCCTGGCCAGGGGTGAGAGCAACAAGGTGATCGCCCGCTCGCTAGACCTGTCGGAGAGCACCGTCAAGATCCACGTGCAGAACGTGCTGAAGAAATTGAACCTGTCGAGCCGGGTGCAGGCGGCCGTGTTCGCGGTGGAGCACCGGCATTCGCAGCACGGCTAG
- a CDS encoding GFA family protein, whose translation MVTRIASCSCGQLTAQVSGEPLRNSICHCLACQRRTGSVFGQQARFRRADVAVTGQSTRYTRTGDEGTSATFHFCPRCGATVFYELEEMPDVVAIPVGAFADPAFPAPTVSVYEARMHGWVVVPPGTEHYD comes from the coding sequence ATGGTTACCCGCATCGCCTCGTGCAGCTGCGGCCAGCTGACCGCCCAGGTCAGTGGCGAGCCGCTGCGCAATTCGATCTGCCACTGCCTGGCCTGCCAGCGCCGCACCGGCAGCGTATTCGGCCAGCAGGCCAGGTTCCGGCGCGCCGACGTGGCCGTCACCGGGCAATCGACCCGCTACACGCGTACCGGCGACGAAGGCACGTCGGCCACCTTCCACTTCTGTCCCCGCTGCGGCGCGACGGTCTTCTATGAACTGGAAGAGATGCCCGACGTGGTGGCGATTCCCGTCGGCGCCTTTGCCGACCCGGCCTTTCCGGCGCCGACCGTGTCCGTCTACGAGGCGCGCATGCATGGCTGGGTGGTGGTGCCGCCCGGCACCGAGCATTACGACTAG
- a CDS encoding heavy-metal-associated domain-containing protein, giving the protein MQTTMLKLAGIPDDSATRTIADVLGAAPGVLAARLSTAGASVAIDYESPQTSPERLRAALAQAGVASEVREAPATALLRRVLRRLRGRRRWQNPRCPHN; this is encoded by the coding sequence ATGCAGACGACGATGCTCAAGCTCGCCGGCATTCCCGACGACAGCGCCACCCGCACCATCGCCGACGTGCTCGGCGCCGCCCCGGGCGTGCTGGCCGCGCGCCTGTCGACGGCCGGCGCCAGCGTCGCCATCGACTACGAGTCGCCGCAGACGTCGCCCGAGCGCCTGCGTGCCGCGCTGGCGCAGGCCGGCGTCGCCAGCGAAGTGCGCGAGGCACCCGCCACCGCCCTGCTGCGGCGGGTGCTGCGGCGGTTGAGGGGTCGGCGGCGCTGGCAGAACCCGCGGTGTCCGCACAACTAG
- a CDS encoding NnrS family protein — MIQIVFSGVAFGSAAVRRDNGAEFKETIMTLLTIDDPSPAKAEGAGLWRLGFRPFYLLAAAFAALAMPLWMASYYGLALRLPAVGLLWHLHEMVFGMAVAVVVGFLFTAARNWTNLWTPRGAPLALLAALWVPGRVAMLASAGPWSALVDSLFLPLAAWPLWRVMRQAGNKRNYFLVFLLVLLATANLAHHAAALGWANWPPLLPAQAAIFVIVLMEAVIGVRVLPMFTRNGAPGSNPLVRPKLDQAGLLTTVAAGIAWVAGAPAWLTAALCAAAGVLTLWRLAGWQPQRTLKVPLLWILHLSYAWIGVGFLLLALAALGRTPASAAFHALTVGSMAGLIVGMMCRTSLGHTGRPLKAGWAEVWMFVAIQLAAGARLVAALDSGSLRDGAMLLAAGAWTVAFALFVAAYAGRLARPRINGKEG; from the coding sequence ATGATCCAGATTGTCTTTTCCGGTGTCGCCTTTGGCAGCGCGGCGGTGCGGCGGGACAATGGGGCGGAGTTCAAGGAGACCATCATGACGTTGCTGACCATCGACGATCCATCCCCCGCCAAGGCCGAAGGTGCCGGCCTGTGGCGGCTGGGCTTCCGCCCGTTCTACCTGCTGGCCGCGGCCTTTGCCGCGCTGGCCATGCCGCTGTGGATGGCGAGCTACTACGGCCTGGCGCTGCGCCTGCCCGCCGTCGGGCTGCTGTGGCACCTGCACGAGATGGTGTTCGGCATGGCGGTGGCCGTCGTGGTCGGCTTCCTGTTCACGGCGGCACGCAACTGGACCAACCTGTGGACGCCGCGCGGCGCACCGCTGGCACTCCTCGCCGCCTTGTGGGTGCCCGGCCGGGTGGCGATGCTGGCCAGCGCCGGGCCCTGGTCCGCACTGGTCGACAGCCTGTTCCTGCCGCTGGCCGCCTGGCCGCTGTGGCGCGTCATGCGCCAGGCCGGCAACAAGCGCAACTACTTCCTGGTTTTCCTGCTGGTGTTGCTGGCGACCGCCAACCTGGCGCACCATGCCGCCGCGCTGGGCTGGGCCAACTGGCCGCCGCTGCTGCCGGCGCAGGCCGCCATCTTCGTCATCGTGCTGATGGAGGCGGTGATCGGCGTGCGCGTGCTGCCCATGTTTACCCGCAACGGCGCACCGGGCAGCAACCCCCTGGTGCGGCCGAAGCTGGACCAGGCCGGGCTGCTGACAACCGTCGCGGCGGGTATCGCGTGGGTTGCCGGCGCCCCGGCCTGGCTGACGGCGGCGCTGTGCGCGGCCGCCGGCGTGCTGACCCTGTGGCGCCTGGCCGGCTGGCAGCCGCAGCGTACGCTCAAAGTACCGCTGCTGTGGATCCTGCACCTGTCCTATGCGTGGATCGGCGTCGGCTTCCTGCTGCTGGCGCTGGCCGCGCTGGGGCGCACGCCTGCCAGCGCCGCGTTCCACGCGCTGACGGTGGGCTCGATGGCGGGCCTGATCGTCGGCATGATGTGCCGCACGTCGCTGGGTCACACGGGCCGCCCCTTGAAAGCCGGCTGGGCCGAGGTGTGGATGTTCGTGGCGATCCAGCTGGCGGCCGGCGCGCGGCTGGTGGCGGCGCTGGATAGCGGCTCGCTGCGCGACGGCGCCATGCTGCTGGCAGCGGGCGCGTGGACGGTGGCGTTCGCGCTGTTCGTCGCCGCCTACGCGGGGCGCCTGGCGCGCCCGCGCATCAACGGCAAGGAAGGCTGA
- a CDS encoding DUF3616 domain-containing protein, which produces MADTPAGHLLIGLRNPVPAAGALLLTLENPAEVVHGERARFGPHVTLDLGGQGIRSIERHGDSYFIVAGPPGKGKHFAVYRWSGRADERAQLLDVPQLAGLNPEALFFDPAGTLHILSDDGKDQPGGVKRKHLPPELRQFRRISVELD; this is translated from the coding sequence CTGGCCGACACGCCCGCGGGCCACCTGCTGATCGGCTTGCGCAATCCGGTCCCGGCCGCCGGCGCGTTGCTGCTGACCTTGGAGAATCCGGCCGAGGTCGTGCACGGCGAGCGGGCGCGCTTCGGCCCCCACGTGACGCTGGACCTGGGCGGGCAGGGCATCCGCAGCATCGAACGGCACGGCGACAGTTACTTCATCGTGGCGGGGCCGCCGGGCAAGGGCAAGCACTTTGCCGTGTACCGCTGGTCCGGGCGGGCGGACGAGCGCGCGCAGCTGCTGGACGTGCCGCAACTGGCTGGCCTCAATCCGGAAGCGCTGTTCTTCGACCCGGCCGGCACGCTGCACATCCTGTCGGACGACGGCAAGGACCAGCCGGGTGGGGTCAAGCGCAAGCATCTGCCGCCGGAACTGCGGCAGTTCCGGCGGATTTCGGTGGAGCTGGATTAA
- a CDS encoding TonB-dependent receptor, translating to MTMKHKPLAAAVALAMLGLSGHAGAQQVDEQAIQKVEVPGIRASLARSLNVKRNATANVEVVTAEDVGKMPDKNLADSLQRLPGVAVRTDYDEAEKVSMRGTNPDMSLIMFNGHAVSTADWYIADQNSSSRSTSLSLVPSSVLNQAVVYKTAQANLVDGGLAGTINVTTRKPLAQKERLSGVVSAGISHADLPGKSAPDANASINWKNAAGTLGVIVQGFAEKRHIRRDSVSRLAYGASSGWDVINTSTMKGVTDASLAGTGLTAADLEGVRMPGSMSSEFVEGVRDRKGGLFSLQYKPDDRLDVTTTAFYSKMKANNHGRLTSGAMYSMLLGKADPLGAVTASAANTNVDGRQVYASIRNPVIVDETTMYGHPLRVLQGAEIVFPDGTPPQYVGNSEAFYRDGATAESAFLDVDAGWRVSDDLRLKALLSTTRGVGKTARDQGTTWARYGTGVAYRLGDVDDAPFVQYRGAGENRPGLNPDGSGYALVGRTASSTRTVDRESSIQLDAEYRLDWRMLTTFETGVRYADHRRRNERTSPAFRAPALGSGPAGYVPYPADFGLDLDGTFDNTGFYFTPQALKDYIAASIRPTTPEFERRVVNEIDMRERQTAFYVMQSFERGAWSGNAGLRFVRTRVDADIVTPVPAGACLKTEPGQPALACAAYPGAITTAGDGSTYHEGVPFDPRAGLVYFKTPSERSFDNFLPSVNVRYALRPDMVARFGASRTIGRQNYNVLGAGYGTPGCNASGCTVTGPNPGLKPLTSDNADLSWSWYFAPRAVLAVDVFHSSIDGYVKTGTVTQGETVQLVDPRDNTVKTFFVNTSSQQGARIKGIEVAFERPLWGSFGMTSNVSRARTKVDDGRPMVGASEWAGNLGGYFENDRLSARLVWNYRGKYVSSTTAPAPTANSQGQSVINGVAMPTAPTMAKGVATLAASVNYTIRPGLVVSVDATNLTNTKRAHYRYSEAEQQKLDVAGRQVYVNVKYRF from the coding sequence ATGACGATGAAGCACAAGCCGCTGGCGGCGGCGGTGGCATTGGCGATGCTGGGCCTGTCCGGCCATGCCGGCGCGCAGCAGGTCGACGAGCAGGCAATCCAGAAGGTGGAAGTACCGGGCATCCGCGCCTCGCTGGCGCGGTCGCTGAACGTGAAGCGCAACGCCACGGCCAACGTGGAGGTCGTGACGGCGGAGGATGTCGGCAAGATGCCGGACAAGAACCTGGCCGACTCGCTGCAGCGCCTGCCCGGCGTGGCGGTGCGTACCGACTACGACGAAGCGGAAAAAGTGTCGATGCGCGGCACCAACCCCGACATGAGCCTGATCATGTTCAACGGCCATGCCGTCAGCACGGCCGACTGGTACATCGCCGACCAGAACTCGTCGTCGCGCAGCACCAGCCTGTCGCTGGTGCCTTCTTCCGTCCTGAACCAGGCCGTCGTCTACAAGACGGCACAGGCCAATCTCGTCGACGGCGGCCTGGCCGGCACGATCAACGTGACGACCAGGAAGCCGCTGGCGCAGAAGGAACGGTTGTCCGGGGTCGTCAGCGCGGGCATCAGCCATGCCGACCTGCCGGGCAAAAGCGCGCCGGATGCGAACGCCAGCATCAACTGGAAGAACGCCGCGGGCACCCTGGGCGTCATCGTGCAGGGGTTTGCCGAGAAGCGCCACATCCGGCGCGATTCCGTCTCGCGCCTGGCATACGGCGCGTCGAGCGGCTGGGACGTTATCAACACGAGCACGATGAAGGGCGTCACGGATGCCTCGCTGGCGGGCACCGGCCTGACTGCCGCGGACCTGGAAGGCGTGCGCATGCCCGGCTCGATGAGCTCCGAGTTCGTCGAGGGCGTGCGCGACCGCAAGGGCGGCCTGTTCTCGCTGCAGTACAAGCCGGACGACCGCCTGGACGTGACGACCACCGCGTTCTACTCGAAGATGAAGGCGAACAACCACGGTCGCCTGACGTCGGGCGCGATGTACAGCATGCTGCTGGGGAAAGCGGACCCGCTGGGTGCCGTGACGGCCAGCGCGGCCAATACCAACGTCGATGGCCGCCAGGTCTACGCCTCGATCCGCAACCCCGTCATCGTCGACGAGACCACGATGTACGGGCACCCGCTGCGCGTGCTGCAAGGCGCCGAGATCGTGTTCCCGGACGGGACGCCGCCCCAGTACGTCGGCAACTCGGAAGCGTTCTACCGCGACGGCGCCACGGCGGAAAGCGCGTTCCTGGACGTGGACGCCGGTTGGCGCGTCAGCGATGACCTGCGCCTGAAAGCGCTGCTGTCCACCACCCGCGGGGTCGGCAAGACGGCGCGCGACCAGGGCACCACGTGGGCACGCTACGGCACCGGTGTCGCCTACCGCCTGGGCGACGTCGACGACGCGCCGTTCGTGCAGTACCGCGGCGCCGGCGAGAACCGTCCTGGCCTGAATCCGGACGGCAGCGGCTATGCGCTGGTGGGTCGCACCGCATCGTCGACGCGCACCGTCGACCGCGAAAGCAGCATCCAGCTCGATGCCGAGTACCGCCTGGACTGGCGCATGCTGACGACGTTCGAGACGGGCGTTCGCTACGCCGACCACCGCCGCCGCAATGAGCGCACGTCTCCCGCCTTCCGAGCGCCGGCGCTGGGGTCCGGACCTGCGGGCTACGTGCCCTACCCGGCCGATTTCGGCCTGGACCTGGACGGCACCTTCGACAATACGGGATTCTACTTCACGCCGCAGGCCCTGAAGGACTACATCGCCGCGTCGATCCGGCCGACGACGCCCGAGTTCGAGCGCCGCGTGGTCAACGAGATCGACATGCGCGAACGCCAGACCGCCTTCTACGTCATGCAGAGCTTCGAGCGCGGGGCATGGAGCGGCAACGCCGGCCTGCGCTTCGTGCGCACGCGCGTCGACGCGGACATCGTGACGCCGGTACCGGCGGGCGCCTGCCTGAAGACCGAGCCGGGCCAGCCGGCGCTGGCCTGCGCCGCCTATCCGGGTGCCATCACCACGGCGGGCGACGGCAGCACCTATCATGAAGGCGTCCCGTTCGACCCCAGGGCGGGACTGGTGTACTTCAAGACCCCGAGCGAGCGCAGCTTCGACAACTTCCTGCCCAGCGTGAACGTGCGCTACGCACTGCGGCCGGACATGGTGGCCCGCTTCGGCGCCAGCCGCACCATCGGCCGGCAGAACTACAATGTGCTGGGCGCCGGCTATGGCACGCCCGGCTGCAACGCCAGCGGCTGCACGGTGACGGGACCCAATCCGGGCCTGAAGCCGCTCACGTCGGACAATGCCGACCTGTCCTGGTCGTGGTACTTCGCGCCGCGCGCCGTGCTGGCCGTGGACGTGTTCCACTCGTCGATCGACGGCTATGTCAAGACGGGTACCGTGACGCAGGGCGAGACGGTACAGCTGGTGGACCCGCGCGACAACACGGTCAAGACGTTCTTCGTCAACACGTCGTCGCAACAAGGCGCTCGGATCAAGGGCATTGAGGTGGCCTTCGAGCGGCCGCTGTGGGGCAGCTTCGGCATGACATCCAACGTCAGCCGGGCCAGGACAAAGGTGGACGACGGCCGCCCCATGGTGGGCGCCTCCGAGTGGGCGGGCAACCTGGGCGGCTATTTCGAGAACGACCGCCTGAGCGCGCGGCTGGTATGGAACTACCGGGGCAAATACGTCAGCAGCACGACGGCGCCCGCGCCCACCGCCAACAGCCAGGGCCAGAGCGTCATCAACGGCGTGGCGATGCCGACGGCACCGACGATGGCCAAGGGCGTGGCCACCTTGGCGGCCTCCGTCAACTACACGATCCGGCCCGGCCTGGTCGTGTCGGTGGACGCCACCAACCTCACCAACACGAAGCGGGCGCACTACCGCTACAGCGAAGCGGAGCAGCAGAAGCTGGACGTGGCGGGGCGGCAGGTGTACGTCAACGTCAAGTACCGGTTCTAG
- a CDS encoding N-acetylmuramoyl-L-alanine amidase-like domain-containing protein: MAALLLAGCGARDGRVPGTPSPQPVYRMTPRQVDGYLAQLQATEPDLRQRIAAIGRRTIGQPYRLNLLGEFPYQIHDDLPMFSLNYSDCVVFAEQTYAMALSGSWEEFFWMLQRIRYRDGIVGVATRNHYTEQDWNVNNRWLVTDVSAQLAGQDAATYELTVDRATFLRTRHGTPADLPVTRSTETYVPTAVVPRVLGRLADGDFVNVVSTRDGKYWVSHVGLVVTAPDGTRQFLNSAEPQVREETFDAFVARASRRAGEQASTGKPVTRLAGFKFLRLNDEIVVPPALPQPRPMPARSPHAPG; this comes from the coding sequence ATGGCGGCACTATTGTTGGCGGGGTGTGGCGCCCGGGACGGCCGCGTGCCGGGCACGCCGTCGCCGCAGCCGGTCTACCGCATGACGCCGCGGCAGGTGGACGGCTACCTGGCGCAGCTGCAGGCCACGGAGCCTGACCTGCGCCAGCGCATCGCCGCCATCGGCCGGCGCACCATCGGCCAGCCGTACCGGCTCAACCTGCTGGGGGAGTTCCCGTACCAGATCCACGACGACCTGCCGATGTTCAGCCTGAACTACAGCGACTGCGTGGTGTTCGCGGAGCAGACGTATGCGATGGCGTTGTCCGGCTCCTGGGAGGAGTTTTTCTGGATGCTGCAGCGCATCCGCTATCGCGACGGCATCGTGGGCGTCGCCACCCGCAACCACTATACGGAGCAGGACTGGAACGTCAACAATCGCTGGCTCGTCACGGACGTCAGCGCGCAACTGGCCGGCCAGGATGCCGCCACGTACGAGTTGACGGTCGATCGCGCTACCTTCCTGCGCACGCGCCACGGCACGCCGGCCGACCTGCCGGTCACGCGCAGCACCGAAACCTATGTCCCGACCGCTGTCGTACCCAGGGTGCTGGGCCGGCTGGCGGACGGCGACTTCGTCAACGTCGTCTCGACGCGCGACGGCAAATACTGGGTGTCGCACGTGGGCCTCGTCGTGACCGCGCCGGACGGCACGCGCCAATTCCTCAACTCGGCCGAGCCGCAGGTGCGGGAAGAAACCTTCGACGCGTTTGTCGCGCGCGCCTCGCGGCGGGCCGGGGAGCAGGCCAGCACTGGCAAGCCGGTCACGCGGCTGGCAGGCTTCAAGTTCCTGCGGCTGAACGACGAGATCGTCGTGCCGCCAGCCTTGCCACAGCCGCGCCCCATGCCGGCGCGTTCCCCTCACGCGCCCGGCTGA
- a CDS encoding acyl-homoserine-lactone synthase yields the protein MNKIAGSSSTLSKELFERVGRYRHKVFVETLGWELTTRNGEELDQFDRPDTLYVVSQDEQGNVNGCARLLPTSQPYLLGEVFPELMNGAPVPCSDDVWELSRFAAVDFNSRTTSALSQFSSEVAVRLLQDSIAFAAEQGAKRLITVSPIGIERLLRRAGFHAHRAGPPMIIGGHPIFACWIEVRQPGA from the coding sequence ATGAACAAGATCGCGGGCAGCAGCAGCACCCTCAGCAAAGAGTTGTTCGAACGTGTCGGGCGTTACCGTCACAAGGTTTTCGTCGAAACGCTGGGTTGGGAACTGACCACGCGCAACGGCGAGGAGCTGGACCAGTTCGACCGTCCCGACACGCTGTACGTCGTGTCGCAGGATGAACAGGGCAATGTAAACGGCTGTGCCCGCTTACTGCCGACCAGCCAGCCCTACCTGCTGGGCGAGGTGTTTCCGGAGTTGATGAACGGCGCCCCGGTGCCGTGCAGCGACGACGTCTGGGAGCTGTCGCGCTTTGCCGCGGTGGACTTCAACAGCCGCACGACGTCGGCCCTGTCGCAGTTCTCCTCCGAAGTGGCCGTGCGACTGCTGCAGGACTCGATCGCCTTCGCGGCCGAACAGGGCGCCAAGCGCCTGATCACCGTCTCGCCGATCGGCATCGAGCGCCTGCTGCGTCGCGCCGGCTTCCATGCCCACCGTGCCGGCCCGCCGATGATCATCGGCGGCCACCCGATCTTCGCGTGCTGGATCGAAGTGCGTCAGCCGGGCGCGTGA
- a CDS encoding DUF4902 domain-containing protein, with the protein MSDKPYVRMTFDAMQRRSLRHLVSALDEDEFATPGAGAVASAITGYTEWVGDGEPVLTMGWDWEMGAGADGGGVALRRVGDPRSNLCVVMRPGAADDIEDSSTLLKILIDRSNWQEETLRYLQRRYDS; encoded by the coding sequence ATGTCCGACAAACCCTACGTACGCATGACCTTCGACGCCATGCAGCGGCGCTCATTGCGTCACCTGGTCTCCGCCCTTGATGAAGACGAGTTCGCCACGCCGGGCGCTGGCGCCGTCGCCAGCGCCATTACCGGCTATACCGAATGGGTCGGCGATGGCGAACCGGTCCTGACGATGGGCTGGGACTGGGAAATGGGCGCCGGCGCCGATGGCGGCGGGGTGGCGTTGCGTCGCGTCGGCGACCCCCGCAGCAATCTCTGCGTCGTCATGCGCCCTGGTGCTGCAGATGATATCGAAGACAGCAGCACTTTGCTGAAGATTCTGATCGACCGTTCCAACTGGCAGGAGGAAACGTTGCGTTACTTGCAGCGTCGCTACGACAGCTGA
- a CDS encoding LuxR family transcriptional regulator, with protein MNFTHWQDLQLQGLLTAKTEDDLFAVLAAAARDLGFEYCAYGLRMPLPVSNPKVYMRNNYSTHWQERYARLNYVRIDPTVAHGMKSILPLVWNDTVFDQSPEFWEDARGHGLRVGWAQSSYDARGVGGLLTLARSHDTLSEAELREHSLKMSWLVQVAHEGMSRLVAMVSPAPSVLTSRELEVLRWTADGKTSGEVGQIMHISERTVNFHVNNALSKLGAVNKTAGVVKAAMLRLL; from the coding sequence GTGAATTTCACGCACTGGCAGGACCTGCAGCTGCAGGGCTTACTGACGGCGAAGACGGAGGACGACCTGTTCGCCGTGCTGGCCGCTGCCGCTCGCGACCTGGGATTCGAATATTGCGCGTACGGGCTGCGAATGCCGCTGCCCGTGTCGAACCCGAAGGTGTACATGCGCAACAACTATTCGACGCACTGGCAGGAGCGCTATGCGCGGCTGAACTACGTGCGCATCGATCCGACCGTCGCGCACGGCATGAAGTCGATCCTGCCGTTGGTCTGGAACGACACGGTGTTCGACCAGTCGCCCGAGTTCTGGGAGGATGCACGCGGCCACGGCCTGCGCGTGGGCTGGGCCCAGTCGTCCTACGACGCGCGCGGCGTGGGCGGCCTGCTGACCCTGGCACGCTCGCACGACACGCTCAGCGAGGCCGAGCTGCGCGAGCATTCGCTGAAGATGTCCTGGCTCGTGCAGGTGGCCCACGAGGGCATGTCGCGGCTTGTCGCAATGGTGTCGCCGGCGCCGTCCGTGCTGACGTCGCGCGAACTGGAGGTACTGCGCTGGACGGCGGACGGCAAGACGTCGGGCGAAGTCGGCCAGATCATGCATATCTCGGAACGCACGGTGAATTTCCACGTCAACAATGCGCTGAGCAAGCTGGGCGCCGTCAACAAGACGGCGGGCGTCGTCAAGGCGGCAATGCTGCGGTTGCTGTAG
- a CDS encoding amino acid permease translates to MSIFRTKNLDDMVAAGRHPGGLKKVLGPFDLVLMGIGAIVGTGIFVLTGTGALTAGPALPLSFIIAAFACAFAALCYAEFASTVPVAGSIYTYSYATLGELVAWMIGWDLMLEYGLATSAVSVGWSGYFQSLIAGAGWHLPDALTAAPGAVPGKETYFNLPALLIMLVLTGLLSLGVRESARLNNVMVAIKVGVVLLFIIVGVRHVEPVNWQPFMPYGHSGVLGAAALVFFAFIGFDAVTSAAEEVKRPDRDLPIGIIGSLAVCTLLYVVVSGIMTGIVPFRQFEGVDHPVSLALKFAGENWVASFVDAGAILGMTTVILVMLYGQTRVIFAMSRDGLLPKRLSTIHPKYGTPFFATWVVGIIFALIAALIPLDTLAKLVNMGTLAAFCLVSVAVVVLRKKRPDLPRAFRCPGVPVIPALAVICCLGLMTYLSLETWLAFGAWLLLGLIVYFAYARKRSLLN, encoded by the coding sequence GTGAGTATTTTCAGAACTAAGAATCTCGACGACATGGTCGCGGCCGGTCGTCACCCGGGCGGTTTGAAAAAAGTGCTGGGCCCATTCGATCTCGTATTGATGGGCATCGGTGCCATCGTTGGCACGGGTATTTTCGTGTTGACGGGAACGGGGGCGCTGACGGCGGGCCCCGCCCTGCCGCTGTCGTTCATCATCGCCGCCTTTGCCTGTGCCTTCGCGGCGCTGTGCTACGCGGAATTCGCCTCCACCGTCCCGGTGGCCGGCTCGATCTATACCTACAGTTATGCCACGCTGGGCGAACTGGTGGCGTGGATGATCGGCTGGGACCTGATGCTGGAGTATGGCCTGGCCACGTCGGCCGTGTCGGTCGGCTGGTCCGGCTACTTCCAGTCGCTGATCGCCGGTGCCGGCTGGCACTTGCCGGACGCCCTGACGGCGGCGCCTGGCGCGGTGCCCGGCAAGGAAACCTACTTCAACCTGCCGGCCCTGCTGATCATGCTGGTGCTGACGGGGCTGTTGTCGCTGGGGGTGCGCGAGTCCGCCCGCCTGAACAACGTCATGGTGGCCATCAAGGTCGGCGTGGTGCTGCTGTTCATCATCGTCGGCGTGCGCCATGTCGAGCCCGTCAACTGGCAGCCATTCATGCCCTACGGCCATTCCGGTGTGCTGGGCGCGGCGGCTCTCGTGTTCTTCGCGTTCATCGGCTTCGACGCCGTGACGTCGGCGGCCGAGGAAGTCAAGCGTCCCGACCGTGACCTGCCGATCGGCATCATCGGCTCGCTGGCCGTCTGCACGCTGCTGTACGTGGTCGTGTCCGGCATCATGACCGGTATCGTGCCGTTCAGGCAGTTCGAAGGCGTCGACCATCCCGTCTCGCTGGCATTGAAGTTCGCCGGCGAAAACTGGGTGGCCAGCTTCGTCGACGCGGGTGCGATCCTGGGCATGACCACCGTCATCCTCGTCATGCTGTACGGCCAGACGCGCGTGATCTTCGCCATGTCGCGCGACGGCCTGCTGCCGAAGCGCCTGTCGACTATCCATCCGAAGTACGGCACGCCATTCTTCGCCACGTGGGTCGTCGGCATCATCTTTGCCCTGATCGCGGCGCTGATCCCGCTGGACACGCTGGCCAAGCTGGTCAACATGGGCACGCTGGCCGCGTTCTGCCTGGTATCGGTGGCCGTCGTGGTGCTGCGCAAGAAGCGCCCGGACCTGCCCCGCGCGTTCCGCTGCCCGGGCGTGCCGGTGATCCCGGCGCTGGCCGTGATCTGCTGCCTGGGCCTGATGACGTACCTGTCGCTGGAGACGTGGCTGGCGTTCGGCGCCTGGCTGCTGCTGGGACTGATCGTCTACTTCGCCTACGCACGCAAGCGGTCGCTGCTGAACTGA